Genomic window (Pseudomonas hydrolytica):
GCCACGGCGTACACCCAGGGCAGCAGGCTGGCCAATTCAGTAAGGACCGGTGGCATGGGTGCTCTCCGAAGATGAGGACGACATTAGTCTCCGGCAGCGCTTTATTTATTTAAAATAGATTGATAAGAATCAAGCATTCTTCTTTAGAGAACATAAAATGCGCCGCCTGAACTTCCATCACCTGCACTATTTCTGGGCCGTGGCCAAGGAAGGCAACCTGACCCGCGCCGCGCAGTCACTGCATGTGGCCCAGTCGGCGCTGTCGACGCAGATTCGCGCCCTCGAAGAGCAGCTTGGCCATCCACTGTTCATTCGTTCCGGGCGCAACCTGCTGCTGACCGAGGCCGGGCGCCTGGTGCTGGATTACGCCGAGAGCATCTTCGCCCTCGGCAGCGAGCTGCAGATGACCCTGCAGGGCGCGCTGCAAGCCAACCGGCAGCTGCGTATCGGCGCGGTGGCGACCCTGTCGCGCAATTTCCAGGAAAACCTGCTGCGGCCCTTTCTCGGCCGCGCCGAACTGCGCATCACCCTCGAGTCCGGCAGCCTGGGCGAGTTGCTGGAACGCCTGGCCCTGCACAAGCTGGATGTGGTGCTGACCAACCAGGCGGTGAGCAGCGATGCCCAGCGGCCCTGGCGCTGCCGTCTGCTAGACCGCCAGACGGTGTGCCTGGTCGGCCCGCCGCGCACCACGGGGCAAAGCTTCGAGCTGCGCCGCGACCTGCCGCAGGCGCGCCTGATCGTGCCGGGGCGCAGCAGCGACATCCGCAGCCAGTTCGAGCTGTTCTGCGACAGTCACGACCTGCAGCCGAACATCTGTGCCGAGGTCGACGACATGGCCATGCTGCGTCTGCTCGCACGCGACTCGGGCGACCTTGCCCTGCTGCCCGCGGTGGTGGTGCAGGATGAGCTGCAGGCCGGGCTGCTGCAGCTGTACGCGGAGATTCCGGAGGTGGCCGAGCAGTTCTTCGCCGTCACCCTGCAGCGTCACTTCAACCTCAACATCCTCGACGAGCTGCTCGCCCAGCGGCCCGGCTGATCCGAATGCGCGTCACACCGGCGGGCGCGGCTGCAGCGGTGCATGCTCGGCCATCAGCCCCACCACCCAGTCGATGAACACCCGCAGCTTGGCGCTGACATGGCGATTCGGCGGGAAGGCGAGGTACATCGGCATCGGAGTCATCTGCCAGTCGTCGAACAGGCGCACCAGCTCGCCGCTGGCCAGATGCGGCCTGGCCATGTAGTGCGGCAGCCAGAGCATGCCCAGCCCCGCCAGGCCGGCGGCGAGATAGGCATTGCCGTCATCGACCGTCAGCAGCGGGCGGCCCTGGGCCTCGATGCGCTCCTCGCCGCGCTGCATGGCGTAAGGCAGGGCCTTGCCGGTGCGCGACCAGAGAAAGCCCACCGTGCTGTGCGCGCCCTCGCCCAGCTCCCGTGGATGGCCCGGCATACCGGCGCGCTGCAGATAGCCCGGCGTGGCGTAGATGCCGAGCTGCAGATCGCCTATATGCCGCGCCACCAGCGACTGGTCGGTGATCTCGCCGCCGCGCACCACGCAATCGACGTTCTCGCCGATGATGTCGACGATGCGGTCGCTCACCCCCATGGTCAGCTGGATTTCCGGATAACGCTCATAGAAGGCCGGCAGCGCCGGTATCAGCAGCATGCGCGCCAGCGGGCTGGGCACATCCACGCGCAGACGGCCCCGCGGCGCCAGCGCCGCGCTGGACAGGCTGGTCTCGGCGTCGTCCATGTCGGCCAGCAGGCGCACCACCCGCTCGTAATACGCCGCGCCATCGGCCGTGACGTTGACCTTGCGCGTGGTGCGATTGAGCAGGCGTACGCGCAGGCGCGCCTCCAGCTGCTGGATCAGCTGCGTGGCGCTGGTCTTGCTCATGTGCAACGTGGCGGCGGCCTGGGTGAAGCTGCCGGTCTCCACCACCCGGGCGAAGGCCTGCATCGCATCGAAACGGTCCATTTCCTGTCTCGCTCATGACTGTATTGTTTGGATTCTACAAACAGTCATGACCAGAGTTGCTCGTTTATCCAGGCCGCTTGCGTTTTTACAGTGACTCCATCGCAAACAGCGGGCCGCCGTGGCCCAGATGGAGACATGCAATGACCAGCAAACGTGACGTGGTTTTCCCGCCCGAGCGCCATGCGCTGTACGAGCTGCACCGCTACTCGCCGGCGATTCGCTCCAACGGCTTTCTGTTCGTGTCCGGCCAGGTCGGCAGCCGCAAGGACGGCTCGCCCGAGCCCGACCTGAAGGATCAGGTACGCCGCACCTTCGCCAACCTCAATGCGATCCTCGCCGAGGCCGGCTGCAGCTTCGACGACGTGGTCGACACCACCATCTTCATGGTCGACCCCCACGCGAAGTTCGAGACCCTCTGGGAAGTGGCCGGCGAATACTGGGGCGAGGCGCCCTACCCGACAGTCACCGCCATCGGTGTGACCTGGCTGGCGGGCTTCGATTTCGAGATCAAGGTGATCGCCAAACTGCCGGAGTAAGTGGCGGGCAGGCCCCTCTGCGCGCAACGGCAGAGGGGCCGTGGCTGGCCGGCTCAGAGATGGGTGAAGACACGCTCGGCCGGCAGGCGCGATTTCGGCAGCGCGGCGTTGAAGTCGCTGTCGCTGCGATACCCCAGCGCGACCATGACCAGGCTGCTCAGGCCCTGATCCGTCAGGCCCAGTTCGGCGTCCAGCGCCTGGCGGTCGATACCTTCCATGGGCGTGGCATCCACGCCCTTGGAAGCCGCGCCCAGCAGCAGCGTGCCCAGGGCGAGGTAGGCCTGCTTCTCCATCCAGTGCTGCAGGTCGTCGAGCCCGCGGTGGAGATTGACGTAGCTGCTGCGGGTGTTGTGCTGCGTGGCGCGCGCGGCCTCGTCGCGCAAGCGGCCATCGGCAGCTTCCTGCTCCAGCAGCTCGGCCAGGTAGGCATCGTCGAT
Coding sequences:
- a CDS encoding LysR family transcriptional regulator — its product is MRRLNFHHLHYFWAVAKEGNLTRAAQSLHVAQSALSTQIRALEEQLGHPLFIRSGRNLLLTEAGRLVLDYAESIFALGSELQMTLQGALQANRQLRIGAVATLSRNFQENLLRPFLGRAELRITLESGSLGELLERLALHKLDVVLTNQAVSSDAQRPWRCRLLDRQTVCLVGPPRTTGQSFELRRDLPQARLIVPGRSSDIRSQFELFCDSHDLQPNICAEVDDMAMLRLLARDSGDLALLPAVVVQDELQAGLLQLYAEIPEVAEQFFAVTLQRHFNLNILDELLAQRPG
- a CDS encoding LysR family transcriptional regulator, giving the protein MDRFDAMQAFARVVETGSFTQAAATLHMSKTSATQLIQQLEARLRVRLLNRTTRKVNVTADGAAYYERVVRLLADMDDAETSLSSAALAPRGRLRVDVPSPLARMLLIPALPAFYERYPEIQLTMGVSDRIVDIIGENVDCVVRGGEITDQSLVARHIGDLQLGIYATPGYLQRAGMPGHPRELGEGAHSTVGFLWSRTGKALPYAMQRGEERIEAQGRPLLTVDDGNAYLAAGLAGLGMLWLPHYMARPHLASGELVRLFDDWQMTPMPMYLAFPPNRHVSAKLRVFIDWVVGLMAEHAPLQPRPPV
- a CDS encoding RidA family protein; the encoded protein is MTSKRDVVFPPERHALYELHRYSPAIRSNGFLFVSGQVGSRKDGSPEPDLKDQVRRTFANLNAILAEAGCSFDDVVDTTIFMVDPHAKFETLWEVAGEYWGEAPYPTVTAIGVTWLAGFDFEIKVIAKLPE
- the nfsB gene encoding oxygen-insensitive NAD(P)H nitroreductase, producing the protein MSPVAFARQRYTTKAYDASRQVEQAVIDELLELLRLSPSSVNSQPWHFVVASTAEGKARLAKGAQEGFAYNRPKILDASHVILICTRRDIDDAYLAELLEQEAADGRLRDEAARATQHNTRSSYVNLHRGLDDLQHWMEKQAYLALGTLLLGAASKGVDATPMEGIDRQALDAELGLTDQGLSSLVMVALGYRSDSDFNAALPKSRLPAERVFTHL